The following are encoded in a window of Flavobacterium psychrotrophum genomic DNA:
- the mobC gene encoding conjugal transfer protein MobC has protein sequence MQGEDDIRGLAKIMAFMRAVSILLVLMHFYWFCYGVFFDKGWTLQLINTILSGFQQKAGLFSELLYTKLFALVLLALSCLGTKGVKNEKVTWRKINSTLVFGFALFFFNTPLLRALGTTGVFLYILTTSAGYIALMVAGVWMSRLLRNNLMDDVFNMENESFQQETQLMQNEYSVNLPTKFYYEGKWNKGWINIVNPFRATTVLGTPGSGKSFAIINNYIRQHIEKGFAMYIYDFKFDDLSTIAYNHLLHNTHGYKVKPKFYVINFDDPRRSHRCNPINPEFMSDISDAYESAYTIMLNLNRSWIQKQGDFFVESPIILLAAIIWFLKIYDNGRYCTFPHAIELLNKKYADVFTILTSYPDLENYLSPFMDAWQGGAQDQLQGQIASAKIPLSRMISPQLYWVMTGDDFSLDINNPKEPKILCVGNNPDRQNIYSAALGLYNSRIVKLINKKGQLKSSVIIDELPTIYFRGLDNLIATARSNKVAVCLGFQDYSQLTRDYGDKESKVIQNTVGNIFSGQVVGETAKSLSERFGKVLQKRQSMTINRSDKSTSISTQLDSLIPASKIATLTQGMFVGAVSDNFDERIEQKIFHSEIVVDTEKVAAEEKHYQKIPNIRSFTGKDGKDNMVREIDDNYRQIKLDIVNIIDLELTRIKNDPDLAHLVPTQNKK, from the coding sequence ATGCAGGGAGAAGATGATATAAGGGGGCTCGCCAAGATAATGGCGTTCATGCGTGCGGTAAGCATTTTATTGGTACTGATGCATTTTTACTGGTTCTGTTATGGCGTTTTTTTTGATAAAGGCTGGACGTTACAGCTAATTAATACCATACTGTCTGGTTTCCAGCAAAAGGCAGGCTTATTCTCCGAGTTGCTGTACACAAAGCTATTTGCTTTGGTGCTACTTGCGTTAAGCTGCCTGGGTACCAAGGGGGTTAAAAATGAAAAGGTAACCTGGCGCAAGATCAACAGTACACTTGTGTTTGGTTTTGCGTTATTTTTCTTCAATACGCCCTTATTGAGGGCTTTGGGTACTACCGGGGTATTCTTGTACATACTTACCACAAGCGCGGGATATATTGCATTAATGGTAGCCGGTGTCTGGATGTCCCGTTTACTGCGCAACAACCTCATGGATGATGTATTTAATATGGAGAATGAAAGTTTCCAGCAGGAAACACAATTGATGCAAAACGAGTATTCGGTTAACCTTCCTACAAAATTCTATTACGAAGGGAAGTGGAACAAGGGCTGGATTAATATTGTGAACCCCTTCAGGGCGACCACCGTGCTGGGTACACCGGGTTCCGGTAAATCCTTCGCCATTATCAATAATTATATCCGGCAGCATATTGAGAAAGGGTTTGCCATGTACATCTATGATTTTAAATTTGACGACCTGTCTACAATTGCCTACAATCACCTGTTGCATAATACTCACGGCTACAAAGTAAAGCCGAAATTCTATGTGATCAATTTTGACGACCCGCGCCGCAGCCACCGCTGCAACCCCATTAACCCGGAGTTTATGAGTGATATTTCCGATGCCTACGAATCGGCCTATACCATCATGCTGAACCTGAACCGGAGCTGGATACAAAAGCAGGGCGATTTCTTTGTGGAATCTCCGATTATCCTGTTGGCCGCTATAATTTGGTTTTTAAAGATTTATGATAACGGAAGGTACTGTACATTTCCCCATGCCATTGAATTACTGAACAAAAAATATGCGGATGTGTTTACGATTCTCACATCGTATCCTGATTTGGAAAACTACCTGTCACCCTTCATGGATGCCTGGCAGGGCGGCGCGCAGGACCAGCTACAGGGACAGATCGCCTCAGCAAAGATTCCACTGTCAAGGATGATCTCGCCCCAGCTCTACTGGGTAATGACCGGCGATGATTTTTCATTGGACATTAATAATCCAAAGGAACCTAAAATACTTTGTGTGGGTAACAACCCGGATCGCCAGAATATTTATTCTGCAGCCCTTGGCCTGTACAATTCAAGGATTGTAAAGCTGATCAATAAGAAAGGGCAGCTTAAAAGTTCTGTAATTATTGATGAGCTACCCACGATTTATTTTCGTGGGCTGGACAACCTGATTGCAACTGCCCGGAGCAACAAAGTTGCCGTATGCCTGGGCTTCCAGGACTATTCGCAACTGACCAGGGATTACGGGGATAAGGAAAGTAAGGTGATCCAGAACACGGTCGGCAATATCTTTAGTGGGCAGGTCGTAGGGGAAACGGCCAAAAGCCTTTCGGAACGCTTTGGGAAGGTCTTGCAGAAAAGGCAAAGCATGACCATCAACCGCAGCGATAAATCCACGTCTATCTCTACACAGCTGGACAGCCTTATACCGGCTTCCAAGATAGCGACACTTACCCAGGGGATGTTCGTGGGCGCAGTCTCAGACAATTTTGACGAGCGCATCGAGCAGAAGATCTTCCATTCGGAAATTGTGGTAGATACAGAAAAAGTAGCAGCGGAAGAAAAACACTATCAAAAAATACCGAACATACGGTCATTTACCGGTAAGGATGGTAAAGATAACATGGTACGGGAAATTGATGATAATTACCGCCAGATCAAACTCGACATTGTAAATATTATTGATTTGGAGCTAACCCGGATAAAAAATGACCCCGATCTCGCACATCTTGTACCTACGCAAAACAAGAAATAG
- a CDS encoding SDR family NAD(P)-dependent oxidoreductase, which produces METNKKKVALVTGANTGVGFQVAKALATEGYTVYVGARNLQKGEAAASAIGNAAKAIHLDITDTDTINRAVAKIQDESGYLTLLVNNAAISHAGKEGRTMEEVLGAQKPSIASMSELRTVWDTNVFSTLAVTQAVLPLLQNAPAARIVTVSSALGSLTLNANPQNPYRAAFDAVYGASKTALNGIFLSLANELENTNIKIHLVSPGFTATALNNFQGTDTVEHGSLEPIRVALAEDLPNGSFTGPADFAGADNVLPW; this is translated from the coding sequence ATGGAGACGAACAAAAAAAAAGTAGCACTTGTAACAGGTGCCAATACCGGAGTTGGATTTCAGGTCGCTAAAGCGTTAGCTACTGAAGGGTATACGGTGTATGTTGGGGCAAGAAACCTGCAAAAAGGGGAAGCTGCGGCTTCTGCGATCGGCAATGCTGCCAAAGCCATCCATTTGGATATTACCGATACGGATACCATCAATAGAGCAGTAGCAAAAATTCAGGACGAATCCGGGTATCTTACCTTATTGGTTAACAATGCCGCCATTTCTCATGCCGGAAAAGAAGGGCGCACCATGGAAGAGGTATTAGGTGCCCAAAAGCCCAGCATTGCTTCTATGAGTGAGCTGCGTACGGTTTGGGACACGAATGTATTTAGCACACTTGCGGTAACACAGGCAGTATTACCGCTGCTGCAAAACGCACCAGCTGCACGTATTGTTACCGTATCCAGTGCTTTGGGTTCACTTACATTAAATGCGAATCCCCAAAATCCGTACCGTGCAGCATTTGACGCAGTATATGGGGCATCTAAAACGGCACTTAACGGAATTTTCCTGTCTTTAGCCAATGAATTGGAAAACACCAACATCAAAATTCATTTGGTAAGCCCAGGCTTCACGGCGACAGCACTCAATAACTTTCAGGGAACCGATACTGTGGAACACGGCTCGTTGGAACCCATACGCGTAGCACTAGCAGAAGACCTTCCCAATGGAAGCTTTACAGGACCGGCCGATTTTGCCGGTGCTGACAATGTACTTCCCTGGTAA
- a CDS encoding helix-turn-helix domain-containing protein: protein MKNKNIVRFRSISESHEAFGLPKPQHPLISLVHFNESNPFNTDMAPIYDVLDFYKITFITQNSGRLKYGQDYYDFNEGSMLFTAPNQLVGSNEYNRNTYAYLLLIHPDFLLGYPLAEKIKQYGYFSYSMNEALHLSSQEREVILSVYKIMEQEINARVDEFSQEVIVSQIELLLSYVNRFYKRQFITRKGVNNDVLQKTEAILDDYFATQKTVNQGVPTVQFLSEQLHLSPGYLSDLLRSQIGQSAQQYIHLKLIEKAKERLSTTHLTVSEIAFQLGFEHPQSFSKLFKTKTNVSPLEFRQLFN from the coding sequence ATGAAAAATAAGAACATAGTACGGTTTCGCTCCATATCGGAAAGCCACGAGGCGTTTGGTTTACCCAAACCCCAGCACCCGCTCATAAGTTTGGTCCATTTCAATGAAAGCAATCCTTTTAATACGGACATGGCACCTATTTATGATGTGCTGGATTTCTATAAAATAACCTTCATTACGCAAAATAGCGGCAGGTTGAAATACGGGCAGGATTATTATGATTTTAATGAGGGCAGTATGTTGTTTACGGCGCCTAACCAGCTGGTAGGAAGTAATGAATACAACAGGAATACGTATGCTTATCTGCTGCTTATACACCCTGATTTTTTGTTAGGATATCCATTGGCAGAGAAAATTAAGCAGTACGGTTATTTCTCGTATTCGATGAATGAAGCATTGCATTTATCCAGCCAGGAAAGGGAGGTCATTTTATCGGTGTATAAAATCATGGAACAGGAAATCAATGCCCGTGTGGACGAGTTCAGCCAGGAAGTGATTGTTTCCCAGATAGAATTGTTGCTTAGTTATGTCAACCGATTCTATAAACGGCAGTTCATTACACGTAAAGGGGTTAATAACGATGTCCTTCAAAAAACGGAAGCCATTTTAGATGACTATTTTGCTACCCAAAAGACGGTAAATCAGGGTGTGCCAACCGTACAGTTTCTGTCAGAACAATTGCATTTGTCGCCGGGATATTTAAGTGATTTGCTTCGGTCACAGATAGGACAAAGCGCGCAGCAATACATTCACCTGAAGCTTATAGAAAAAGCGAAAGAAAGATTATCCACTACCCATTTAACCGTAAGTGAGATAGCTTTTCAATTGGGTTTTGAACACCCGCAATCCTTCAGTAAACTTTTTAAGACAAAAACTAACGTTTCGCCGTTAGAATTCAGGCAGTTGTTTAATTGA
- a CDS encoding helix-turn-helix domain-containing protein, with protein MQQQPNINHINSISQLVRVLGVPAPLHPLIAVVDYNNVSIDMFPKGEKVSLDFYKISFKPTFTGQIKYGQGYYDFEEGGLAFLKPKQVVFPPEDIDSYEGIALYFHSDFIRNYPLGKTIHHYGFFSYDVSEALFLSAKEKEIIANLFATIANELDNNIDGFSQDVLVSQIELLLNYSNRFYNRQFITRKAVNHDIVTSLDRLLNDYFEKENSLKNGLPSVKYISTALKLSQRYLSDMLSSLTGLNTQQYIQSAIIEKAKEKLSSTNLSVSEIAYELGFEHSQSFSKLFKTKTNVSPLEFRQLFN; from the coding sequence ATGCAACAACAGCCTAACATAAACCACATTAATAGTATATCGCAACTTGTGCGTGTTTTGGGAGTTCCTGCGCCATTGCACCCTTTGATCGCAGTGGTTGACTACAATAATGTTTCGATAGACATGTTTCCGAAAGGGGAAAAAGTAAGCCTTGATTTTTACAAAATTTCTTTTAAGCCTACATTTACAGGACAAATAAAATACGGGCAGGGATATTACGATTTTGAAGAAGGCGGGTTAGCATTTTTAAAGCCCAAACAAGTTGTTTTTCCACCAGAAGATATTGATAGCTATGAGGGTATTGCCTTGTATTTCCATTCGGACTTTATACGAAATTACCCCTTAGGAAAAACAATACATCACTATGGGTTTTTCTCGTACGATGTTTCAGAAGCATTATTTTTATCGGCAAAGGAAAAAGAAATTATTGCCAATTTATTTGCTACGATAGCCAATGAACTGGACAACAATATTGACGGTTTCAGCCAGGATGTTTTGGTATCGCAAATAGAATTATTATTGAATTACAGCAATCGTTTTTACAACAGGCAATTTATTACCCGAAAAGCAGTCAATCACGATATCGTAACTTCATTGGACAGGCTGTTAAACGACTATTTTGAAAAAGAAAACAGCCTGAAAAACGGTCTGCCATCGGTAAAATATATCAGCACAGCATTAAAGCTATCGCAACGTTACCTTAGTGATATGTTGAGTTCCTTGACGGGGCTAAATACACAACAATATATTCAGAGTGCAATCATAGAAAAAGCGAAAGAAAAATTATCATCTACAAATCTTTCCGTTTCGGAAATAGCTTATGAACTGGGTTTTGAACATTCGCAATCGTTCAGCAAACTTTTTAAGACAAAAACAAACGTTTCGCCTTTGGAATTCAGGCAGTTGTTTAATTGA
- a CDS encoding AraC family transcriptional regulator translates to MEFHLKYITDDIKLSCYEDKLFKTEVVFDHHMLVWFISGETKIIQADQNYVFKAGDIFLIPRNQLATIINYPKDGLPHKSVVMHLTIERLREFYTNLNVKTKVSATQKVRSFDKHPFLESCLASLIPYFDLQEAFPENIASLKITEAISVLRTIDKSIDDILANFEEPHKIDLSGFMEKNFMFNMPLEKFCYLTGRSMTTFKRDFHRIYNTTPQRWLTLKRLELAHYQLSKKNKKPVEVYLETGFENLSHFSYSFKKHFGYTPTELIGQD, encoded by the coding sequence ATGGAATTTCATTTAAAATATATAACAGACGATATTAAACTTTCCTGTTACGAAGACAAGTTGTTCAAAACTGAAGTCGTTTTTGATCATCATATGCTTGTGTGGTTTATTTCGGGTGAAACCAAAATTATTCAGGCAGATCAAAATTATGTATTTAAAGCTGGGGACATTTTTCTTATCCCAAGAAATCAATTAGCAACAATTATCAATTATCCGAAAGACGGACTGCCCCATAAATCAGTTGTAATGCACTTAACTATTGAACGGCTAAGGGAGTTTTACACAAACCTAAATGTAAAAACAAAAGTTTCTGCAACACAAAAAGTTCGAAGTTTTGACAAACACCCTTTTTTGGAAAGCTGCCTTGCTTCGTTGATACCTTATTTTGACCTGCAGGAAGCTTTTCCCGAAAATATAGCTTCACTAAAGATTACTGAAGCAATCTCAGTCCTTAGAACGATTGACAAAAGCATCGACGACATATTGGCGAATTTTGAAGAACCGCATAAAATTGACTTATCCGGTTTTATGGAAAAGAACTTTATGTTCAATATGCCTCTGGAAAAATTCTGCTACCTGACCGGACGAAGCATGACAACTTTTAAACGTGATTTTCACAGGATTTACAATACAACGCCACAGCGTTGGCTCACACTAAAGCGGTTGGAGCTGGCCCATTACCAACTTTCAAAAAAAAATAAAAAACCTGTTGAAGTGTATTTAGAAACAGGCTTTGAAAACCTGTCGCATTTCTCCTACTCTTTTAAAAAACATTTCGGTTACACCCCCACAGAATTGATTGGTCAGGATTAA
- a CDS encoding aldo/keto reductase, which translates to MEHILLNNGVKIPLLGFGTYLLRDGSECEQSVLHALNIGYRLIDTAAAYHNEASVGRAIKKSNIRREEIFVTTKFLPADHGYENAKSAFEASLKKMGLDYMDLYLIHLPQGDINSSWSAMEDLYREGKVRAIGVSNFKISQVSDLIKQHSVVPAVNQVETHPFSQKTAMQNALKSQGIQLESWAPFAQGKNNLFNDEPLKVLAGKYNKSVAQVVLRWLIQRKVVVIPKSTNVKRIEENFNVFDFELSADDMATIKSLDKGRGLIYSV; encoded by the coding sequence ATGGAACATATACTATTAAATAATGGGGTAAAAATCCCGCTTCTTGGTTTTGGTACGTACCTGCTTCGGGACGGTTCTGAGTGTGAGCAGTCGGTGCTACATGCATTAAATATCGGCTACAGGCTCATAGACACCGCCGCGGCATACCACAATGAGGCATCGGTGGGCAGAGCCATTAAGAAAAGTAATATCAGACGGGAAGAAATCTTTGTGACTACAAAATTTTTACCCGCGGATCACGGATATGAAAATGCAAAAAGCGCTTTTGAAGCATCGCTAAAGAAAATGGGGCTTGATTATATGGATCTCTACTTAATCCATCTACCGCAGGGAGACATAAATTCTTCCTGGAGCGCAATGGAAGATTTATACAGGGAAGGTAAAGTACGGGCTATAGGTGTAAGTAATTTCAAAATAAGCCAGGTTTCAGATTTAATTAAACAGCATAGTGTGGTACCCGCAGTCAACCAGGTGGAAACCCATCCATTTTCCCAAAAAACAGCAATGCAGAACGCTTTGAAATCTCAAGGCATACAGTTGGAGTCCTGGGCACCCTTCGCCCAGGGTAAAAATAATCTTTTTAATGATGAACCTTTAAAAGTGCTTGCAGGCAAGTATAATAAGAGTGTTGCCCAAGTGGTTCTGCGATGGTTAATTCAAAGGAAAGTAGTTGTTATCCCGAAATCAACGAACGTGAAAAGGATAGAGGAAAATTTCAATGTATTTGACTTTGAGTTGTCTGCTGATGATATGGCAACGATAAAATCGTTAGATAAAGGTCGCGGACTAATTTACAGTGTTTAA
- a CDS encoding aldo/keto reductase, with translation MQTRKLGNSGLEVSALGFGCMGLNFLDGKGLDKNEAMTLLRNAVERGITFFDTAEAYGPYTNEELVGEGLQPYRKDVIIATKFGCKDARPITGLDSRPETIREVTEASLKRLKTDYIDLLYQHRVDPNVPIEDVAGTVKDLIQEGKVKYFGLSEASANTIRRAHAIQPVSALQSEYSLFWREPENEIIPTLEELGIGFVPFSPLGKGFLTGTINSKLADVDRRNIIPRFSKENIKANMVLVDALSEIAKQKNVTPGQLALAWLLAQKPWIAPIPGTTKLHRLEENIGSTNIVLTADELAKINTTVSAITLVGDRYPEVLEKQIDK, from the coding sequence ATGCAAACAAGAAAATTAGGAAATAGCGGATTAGAAGTTTCCGCATTAGGATTTGGCTGTATGGGCTTAAACTTTTTAGATGGGAAAGGTCTTGATAAGAACGAGGCCATGACACTATTACGCAACGCAGTTGAAAGGGGTATCACATTTTTTGACACTGCAGAGGCCTACGGGCCTTACACCAATGAAGAACTAGTTGGCGAAGGGTTACAGCCTTATAGAAAAGACGTTATTATAGCAACAAAATTTGGCTGTAAAGATGCCAGGCCAATAACAGGTTTAGACAGCAGGCCCGAAACGATCAGGGAAGTAACCGAAGCGTCTTTAAAAAGATTAAAAACAGATTACATTGATTTGCTGTACCAGCACAGGGTTGACCCTAATGTTCCGATAGAAGATGTTGCAGGTACTGTAAAAGACCTGATACAAGAGGGTAAAGTAAAATATTTCGGTTTATCGGAAGCAAGTGCCAATACGATTCGCAGGGCACATGCAATTCAACCGGTATCAGCATTACAAAGCGAATACTCTTTGTTTTGGCGTGAACCCGAAAATGAGATCATACCGACATTAGAGGAGCTGGGAATTGGTTTCGTTCCGTTCAGCCCGTTGGGCAAAGGCTTCCTTACGGGTACCATAAATTCAAAATTAGCGGATGTCGACCGCAGAAATATAATTCCCCGTTTCAGCAAAGAGAACATAAAAGCCAATATGGTTTTAGTGGACGCACTTTCTGAAATTGCAAAACAAAAAAATGTTACTCCCGGACAGTTAGCACTGGCATGGCTCTTAGCTCAAAAGCCCTGGATAGCACCAATACCGGGGACTACAAAATTGCATCGTTTAGAAGAGAACATTGGAAGTACAAACATTGTACTAACAGCCGATGAACTCGCAAAAATAAACACAACCGTAAGCGCAATTACGCTTGTTGGAGACCGTTATCCCGAAGTTTTAGAAAAGCAAATAGACAAATAA
- a CDS encoding type IA DNA topoisomerase, with product MITVVAEKPSVARELATLLGATAKKEGYMEGNGYLVTWALGHLIALGLPEDYGIRGFRKESLPILPSPFLLTPRKGTGTERLLPDKRILKQLVVIGELFKKSEKIIVATDAGREGELIFRYIYEYLNCTKPFSRLWVSSLTEKALRHGLDNLLPGGDFDNLYLSARARSRADWLLGINASQALSLVAGSGVYSLGRVQTPTLALICEKYKEYRDFMPEKYWQLQLTHTKSFTDFNSLSSLSFESREKAEEALKSILRKNQAVVTRVNSEIIQDPVPLLYDLTGLQKAANRKFGFTAAETLEVAQALYEKQFITYPRTGSNYITEDLWAVLPGLIRGLGQDAALGKHLPKIKFGQLNKHIVNEGKVTDHHGLLVTEKVPSALSAKENTLYQMIALRLLEAVSGICVREIVATGLQVLHYDFKIKAVNVLEPGWRGIQNEFDDDEALENDVPELTVGDPLSITGSAILEKQHRGPQLFTEATLLTRMEHVTSNTYDPDTKQTFRGVGLGTPATRAGIIETLLGRHYIERRGKALVPTAKGEAVYDMVASMSISSVALTGEWEMALGAIEDGLLDSQDFQREIEAYTREVTKELLQAQFKTEGMPELLCPKCNTQHLFITDKVVKCPDACCGWLQFRKICGLVLSIGEIDNLVTGKATSLLKGMKSKSGKGFTARLVLNEKCEVQFDFGNDKAIGQ from the coding sequence ATGATAACAGTAGTAGCAGAAAAACCCAGCGTAGCCCGTGAACTGGCTACGCTGTTGGGCGCGACGGCAAAAAAAGAAGGTTATATGGAAGGCAACGGCTACTTGGTAACCTGGGCGCTCGGCCACCTCATTGCCCTTGGGCTGCCGGAAGATTATGGTATCAGGGGATTCCGGAAAGAAAGCCTCCCGATTTTGCCTTCGCCCTTTTTGCTGACCCCCAGGAAAGGTACTGGAACTGAGCGCCTGTTGCCTGACAAAAGGATCCTAAAGCAACTTGTTGTAATTGGGGAGCTATTTAAAAAGAGTGAAAAAATCATCGTTGCGACGGATGCGGGCCGTGAAGGTGAACTCATCTTCCGTTACATCTATGAATACCTCAATTGTACCAAACCTTTTAGCAGGCTTTGGGTAAGCTCATTGACCGAAAAGGCGCTGCGCCATGGCCTGGACAACCTGCTGCCGGGCGGTGATTTCGATAACCTGTACCTTTCCGCCCGTGCGCGCAGCCGCGCCGACTGGTTGTTGGGTATCAATGCGTCACAGGCGCTCAGCCTGGTGGCAGGTTCCGGTGTGTATTCCCTTGGCCGCGTACAGACCCCAACACTGGCACTGATCTGTGAAAAGTATAAGGAGTACCGCGATTTTATGCCCGAAAAATACTGGCAGCTGCAACTCACGCATACAAAGTCATTTACCGATTTTAACAGCCTTTCTTCTTTGTCTTTCGAGAGCAGGGAGAAAGCCGAAGAAGCGCTGAAATCCATACTGCGTAAAAACCAGGCTGTAGTTACCCGTGTCAACTCGGAGATCATACAGGACCCGGTGCCGCTGCTTTACGACCTGACAGGGTTGCAGAAGGCCGCCAACCGGAAGTTCGGGTTTACTGCTGCCGAGACACTGGAGGTCGCCCAGGCATTGTACGAGAAACAATTTATTACCTACCCGCGTACCGGCAGCAACTATATTACCGAAGACCTTTGGGCAGTGCTCCCGGGGCTTATCAGGGGGCTTGGGCAGGATGCTGCGCTGGGCAAACACCTACCCAAGATCAAATTTGGACAGCTTAACAAGCACATTGTAAATGAGGGCAAGGTTACCGACCACCACGGTTTGCTGGTCACTGAAAAGGTACCTTCCGCCTTATCGGCCAAAGAAAATACCCTGTACCAGATGATCGCATTGCGTTTGTTGGAAGCCGTTTCAGGAATCTGTGTGAGGGAAATTGTCGCTACCGGGCTACAGGTGTTGCACTATGATTTTAAAATAAAGGCGGTAAATGTGCTGGAGCCGGGATGGCGCGGGATTCAAAATGAATTTGACGACGATGAAGCACTGGAAAACGATGTCCCTGAACTGACTGTGGGTGATCCGCTATCCATTACAGGGAGTGCCATTTTAGAAAAGCAGCACCGGGGGCCGCAGCTTTTTACAGAAGCTACCCTTTTAACGCGTATGGAACATGTCACCAGTAACACCTATGACCCCGATACAAAGCAAACTTTCAGAGGTGTGGGTTTGGGCACACCCGCCACGCGGGCGGGAATCATAGAGACGTTGCTCGGGCGGCACTATATTGAACGAAGAGGGAAAGCACTGGTACCTACGGCGAAGGGGGAAGCCGTTTATGACATGGTCGCATCCATGAGTATTTCCTCTGTTGCGCTGACAGGCGAATGGGAAATGGCTTTGGGAGCGATTGAGGATGGCCTTTTAGACAGCCAGGATTTTCAACGTGAGATTGAAGCGTATACGCGGGAAGTGACCAAGGAGTTATTGCAGGCCCAATTTAAGACAGAAGGTATGCCGGAACTTTTATGCCCAAAGTGTAACACACAACATTTATTCATTACCGACAAGGTTGTCAAATGCCCTGATGCGTGCTGTGGCTGGCTCCAGTTCCGAAAAATATGTGGCTTGGTGCTTTCTATAGGCGAAATTGATAATCTCGTTACAGGAAAGGCAACCAGCCTTTTGAAGGGGATGAAGAGCAAATCCGGTAAGGGTTTTACGGCGCGTCTTGTTTTAAATGAAAAGTGTGAGGTTCAATTCGACTTTGGCAATGATAAAGCCATAGGCCAATAA
- a CDS encoding SDR family oxidoreductase, translating to MENIKDKVIAITGASSGMGKAIAIELAKNGAKVVLGARRTEPLQQLVEEIKSTGGEAASTTIDVKDKADLARLVNTAVEHYGKLDVIVNNAGVSQLSRIDALDIDGWEEMIDINLKGVLYGMAAAIPVFKQQQSGHIVNIISTSGIKIVPMQGVYAGTKNAIRTIAEAFRQESDGNIRITGISPGFVKTDFANNIKNEEMKTAVQKGMEQIAIDPVAIANAVIYAISQPDDVEIGDIVIRPAKQNRLNS from the coding sequence ATGGAAAATATCAAAGATAAAGTTATAGCCATTACTGGTGCAAGCAGCGGTATGGGTAAGGCCATTGCTATAGAATTAGCAAAAAACGGGGCAAAGGTTGTTTTGGGAGCAAGACGAACAGAGCCATTACAACAACTTGTTGAAGAAATTAAAAGTACAGGTGGCGAAGCTGCCAGTACTACAATTGATGTAAAGGATAAAGCCGATCTGGCCCGGTTGGTAAATACAGCAGTGGAACACTACGGAAAATTAGATGTCATTGTAAACAACGCAGGCGTCAGCCAGTTAAGCCGCATTGACGCATTGGATATTGATGGCTGGGAAGAAATGATCGACATTAACCTTAAAGGTGTCTTGTATGGGATGGCTGCTGCAATTCCCGTTTTTAAACAACAACAATCGGGGCATATCGTCAATATTATTTCAACTTCAGGTATAAAGATCGTGCCAATGCAGGGCGTTTATGCCGGAACTAAAAATGCCATTCGCACTATTGCAGAAGCATTTCGTCAGGAGTCCGACGGAAACATTCGCATTACAGGCATTTCGCCCGGGTTTGTAAAAACAGACTTTGCGAACAACATAAAAAACGAAGAAATGAAAACAGCTGTTCAAAAAGGAATGGAACAAATTGCTATAGATCCGGTAGCCATTGCCAATGCTGTAATTTATGCAATAAGCCAGCCTGACGATGTTGAAATTGGCGACATTGTTATTCGCCCGGCAAAACAAAATAGATTAAATTCGTAA